Proteins from a single region of Thunnus maccoyii chromosome 23, fThuMac1.1, whole genome shotgun sequence:
- the si:dkey-97m3.1 gene encoding fatty acyl-CoA reductase 1 isoform X1 produces the protein MASVAEYYAGKNVLITGATGFMGKVLVEKLLRSCPEVKALYLLVRPKAGQSMQQRVSDMMKCKLFDRVREDNPDFHQKIIPISSELMQPGLAISPEDVEKLTACINIVFHCAATIRFDEPLKHALQLNVIATQQLLSLAQQMHHLEAFIHISTAYANCNRKHIDEVIYPPPVEPKKLIESLEWMDDGIVRDITPRLIGNRPNTYTYTKALAEYVVQQEQDKLNIGIIRPSIVGASWQEPFPGWIDNFNGPSGVFIAAGKGILRTMRANNDAVADLIPVDVVINLTLAAGWYTAVHRPKAALVYNCTTGGINPFHWGEIEHHVMSSFKRNPLEQAFRRPNANITSNYLINQYWILVSHKFPALIYDLFLRLSGQKPQMMRIFNRLHKAIGLLEYFSSQDWEWNSENMTMLMSQLTPEDRKTFNFDVRQLNWPEYIENYCIGTKKYVLNEDMSDIPAARQHLRKLRNIRYTFNTLLVVFIWRVFIARSQMARNIWYFVVSLCFKFLSYFRASSTLTN, from the exons ATGGCGTCCGTAGCAGAGTACTACGCTGGCAAGAACGTGCTGATCACAGGAGCCACGGGCTTCATGGGAAAAGTGCTGGTAGAGAAGCTGCTGAGGTCCTGCCCAGAGGTCAAAGCCCTCTACCTCCTGGTCAGACCCAAAGCCGGGCAGTCCATGCAGCAGAGGGTCAGCGACATGATGAAGTGCAAG CTTTTCGACCGAGTGCGGGAGGACAACCCGGACTTCCACCAGAAGATCATCCCCATCAGCAGCGAGCTGATGCAGCCGGGCCTCGCCATCAGCCCGGAGGACGTGGAGAAACTCACCGCCTGCATCAACATCGTCTTCCACTGCGCCGCCACCATCCGCTTCGACGAGCCGCTCAA ACACGCCCTGCAGCTGAATGTGATCGCCACACAGCAACTCCTCAGCCTGGCCCAGCAGATGCATCACCTCGAGGCCTTCATTCACATCTCCACCGCCTATGCAAACTGCAACCGCAAGCACATCGATGAGGTCATCTATCCGCCGCCCGTCGAGCCCAAGAAACTCATCGAATCTCTCGA GTGGATGGATGACGGCATCGTGCGTGACATCACACCGCGTCTCATCGGCAACAGGCCCAACACATACACCTACACCAAAGCCCTGGCTGAGTACGTGGTGCAGCAAGAGCAAGACAAGCTCAACATCGGCATCATCAGACCCTCCATAGTGGGAGCCAGCTGGCAGGAGCCTTTCCCC GGTTGGATCGACAACTTCAACGGGCCAAGCGGAGTCTTTATAGCT GCTGGCAAGGGGATCTTGCGCACCATGAGAGCTAACAATGATGCGGTGGCTGACCTGATCCCTGTGGACGTGGTCATCAACCTCACCTTGGCTGCTGGCTGGTACACGGCTGTACACAG ACCTAAAGCAGCTCTGGTGTACAACTGCACGACCGGCGGCATCAACCCGTTCCACTGGGGAGAGATCG AGCATCATGTGATGTCCTCCTTCAAGAGGAACCCCTTGGAGCAGGCCTTCCGCAGGCCCAATGCTAACATCACCTCCAACTACCTGATCAACCAGTACTGGATCCTGGTCAGCCACAAGTTCCCTGCCCTCATCTACGACCTCTTCCTGCGTCTCTCTGGACAGAAGCCGCA GATGATGCGTATCTTTAATCGCCTTCACAAGGCCATTGGCCTGCTGGAGTATTTCAGCAGTCAGGACTGGGAGTGGAACTCTGAGAATATGACCATGCTGATGAGCCAGCTAACCCCTGAGGACAGGAAG ACATTTAACTTTGATGTGCGCCAGCTGAACTGGCCAGAGTACATTGAGAATTATTGCATCGGCACCAAGAAGTACGTCCTGAATGAAGACATGTCTGACATTCCTGCTGCCAGGCAGCATCTGAGGAA ACTGAGGAACATCCGCTACACCTTCAACACGCTGTTGGTCGTTTTCATCTGGAGAGTGTTCATCGCCCGCTCCCAGATGGCCAGAAACATCTGGTACTTTGTGGTCAGCCTCTGTTTCAAGTTCCTGTCCTACTTCCGCGCATCCAGCACCTTAACCAACTGA
- the LOC121890894 gene encoding endoplasmic reticulum-Golgi intermediate compartment protein 2-like → MRRVSRKKALSLVKELDAFPKVSESYVETSATGGTVSLIAFGAMALLAILEFFVYRDTWMKYEYEVDKDFSSKLRINIDTTVAMKCQHVGADILDLAETMITSNGLQYEPVTFELTPQQRLWQRTLLLIQSRLREEHALQEVLYKTVLKGSPTALPPREDASMEPLNACRIHGHVYVNKVAGNLHITVGKPIHHPQGHAHIAAFVSHETYNFSHRIDHLSFGEEIPGIINPLDGTEKITYNNNQMFQYFITVVPTRLNTYKISADTHQFSVTERERVINHAAGSHGVSGIFVKYDTSSLMVTVSEQHMPLWQFLVRLCGIIGGIFSTTGMLHGLVGVCFDVICCRFKLGVYRPREDAPLNNQMNNLNNHQTPLLVDNAPQE, encoded by the exons ATGAGGCGTGTGTCCCGGAAGAAAGCCCTGAGCCTGGTGAAGGAGCTGGACGCCTTCCCCAAAGTGTCGGAGAGCTATGTGGAGACCTCGGCTACGGGAGGAACAG TGTCACTGATAGCTTTCGGTGCCATGGCACTTTTGGCTATCTTAGAGTTCTTTGTTTATCGAGACACTTGGATGAAGTATGAATATGAAGTTGACAAGGATTTTTCCAG TAAATTGAGAATAAATATCGACACTACAGTTGCCATGAAATGCCAGC ATGTTGGAGCGGATATTCTGGACCTGGCTGAGACCATGATCACGTCTAACGGCCTCCAGTACGAGCCT GTTACTTTTGAACTGACTCCACAACAGAGATTATGGCAAAG gACGTTGCTTctcattcagagcaggctgagaGAGGAACATGCTCTTCAGGAAGTTCTGTACAAAACTGTCCTCAAAGGATCTCCTACTGCCCTGCCGCCACG ggaggATGCTTCTATGGAGCCGCTTAATGCTTGCAGGATACATGGACACGTCTACGTCAACAAGGTGGCAGGAAACCTGCACATCACTGTGGGAAA gcCTATTCACCATCCTCAGGGCCATGCCCACATTGCAGCTTTTGTGAGCCATGAGA CGTACAACTTCTCCCATCGAATAGACCATTTATCTTTTGGGGAGGAGATACCAGGCATCATCAATCCTCTGGatggcacagagaaaatcaCCTATAACA ACAACCAGATGTTCCAGTACTTCATCACAGTGGTGCCCACCAGACTCAACACATACAAGATATCTGCAGACACGCACCAGTTTTCCGTGACTGAACGG GAGCGGGTGATAAACCATGCGGCAGGCAGTCACGGTGTGTCCGGCATCTTTGTGAAGTATGACACCAGCTCTCTGATGGTGACGGTCAGCGAGCAGCATATGCCGCTGTGGCAGTTCCTGGTGCGACTGTGTGGCATTATCGGGGGAATATTCTCCACCACAG GCATGCTCCATGGGCTTGTTGGCGTCTGTTTTGATGTTATCTGCTGTCGCTTTAAACTCGGAGTCTACAGACCCAGAGAG GATGCGCCACTGAACAATCAGATGAACAACCTGAACAATCATCAGACCCCTCTGTTGGTTGACAACGCCCCTCAGGAGTAG
- the si:dkey-97m3.1 gene encoding fatty acyl-CoA reductase 1 isoform X2 produces the protein MSTELSEGRDLDGLGEQATDGQTRLTDICSGTAGSSMASVAEYYAGKNVLITGATGFMGKVLVEKLLRSCPEVKALYLLVRPKAGQSMQQRVSDMMKCKLFDRVREDNPDFHQKIIPISSELMQPGLAISPEDVEKLTACINIVFHCAATIRFDEPLKHALQLNVIATQQLLSLAQQMHHLEAFIHISTAYANCNRKHIDEVIYPPPVEPKKLIESLEWMDDGIVRDITPRLIGNRPNTYTYTKALAEYVVQQEQDKLNIGIIRPSIVGASWQEPFPGWIDNFNGPSGVFIAAGKGILRTMRANNDAVADLIPVDVVINLTLAAGWYTAVHRRKTEKQKNKRPKAALVYNCTTGGINPFHWGEIEHHVMSSFKRNPLEQAFRRPNANITSNYLINQYWILVSHKFPALIYDLFLRLSGQKPQMMRIFNRLHKAIGLLEYFSSQDWEWNSENMTMLMSQLTPEDRKTFNFDVRQLNWPEYIENYCIGTKKYVLNEDMSDIPAARQHLRKLRNIRYTFNTLLVVFIWRVFIARSQMARNIWYFVVSLCFKFLSYFRASSTLTN, from the exons GAGCTGTCTGAAGGCCGGGACCTGGACGGGTTAGGAGAGCAGGCAACAGACGGACAGACCAGACTGACGGACATCTGCAGCGGCACAGCGGGCAGCAGCATGGCGTCCGTAGCAGAGTACTACGCTGGCAAGAACGTGCTGATCACAGGAGCCACGGGCTTCATGGGAAAAGTGCTGGTAGAGAAGCTGCTGAGGTCCTGCCCAGAGGTCAAAGCCCTCTACCTCCTGGTCAGACCCAAAGCCGGGCAGTCCATGCAGCAGAGGGTCAGCGACATGATGAAGTGCAAG CTTTTCGACCGAGTGCGGGAGGACAACCCGGACTTCCACCAGAAGATCATCCCCATCAGCAGCGAGCTGATGCAGCCGGGCCTCGCCATCAGCCCGGAGGACGTGGAGAAACTCACCGCCTGCATCAACATCGTCTTCCACTGCGCCGCCACCATCCGCTTCGACGAGCCGCTCAA ACACGCCCTGCAGCTGAATGTGATCGCCACACAGCAACTCCTCAGCCTGGCCCAGCAGATGCATCACCTCGAGGCCTTCATTCACATCTCCACCGCCTATGCAAACTGCAACCGCAAGCACATCGATGAGGTCATCTATCCGCCGCCCGTCGAGCCCAAGAAACTCATCGAATCTCTCGA GTGGATGGATGACGGCATCGTGCGTGACATCACACCGCGTCTCATCGGCAACAGGCCCAACACATACACCTACACCAAAGCCCTGGCTGAGTACGTGGTGCAGCAAGAGCAAGACAAGCTCAACATCGGCATCATCAGACCCTCCATAGTGGGAGCCAGCTGGCAGGAGCCTTTCCCC GGTTGGATCGACAACTTCAACGGGCCAAGCGGAGTCTTTATAGCT GCTGGCAAGGGGATCTTGCGCACCATGAGAGCTAACAATGATGCGGTGGCTGACCTGATCCCTGTGGACGTGGTCATCAACCTCACCTTGGCTGCTGGCTGGTACACGGCTGTACACAG aaggaaaactgaaaaacagaaaaataaaag ACCTAAAGCAGCTCTGGTGTACAACTGCACGACCGGCGGCATCAACCCGTTCCACTGGGGAGAGATCG AGCATCATGTGATGTCCTCCTTCAAGAGGAACCCCTTGGAGCAGGCCTTCCGCAGGCCCAATGCTAACATCACCTCCAACTACCTGATCAACCAGTACTGGATCCTGGTCAGCCACAAGTTCCCTGCCCTCATCTACGACCTCTTCCTGCGTCTCTCTGGACAGAAGCCGCA GATGATGCGTATCTTTAATCGCCTTCACAAGGCCATTGGCCTGCTGGAGTATTTCAGCAGTCAGGACTGGGAGTGGAACTCTGAGAATATGACCATGCTGATGAGCCAGCTAACCCCTGAGGACAGGAAG ACATTTAACTTTGATGTGCGCCAGCTGAACTGGCCAGAGTACATTGAGAATTATTGCATCGGCACCAAGAAGTACGTCCTGAATGAAGACATGTCTGACATTCCTGCTGCCAGGCAGCATCTGAGGAA ACTGAGGAACATCCGCTACACCTTCAACACGCTGTTGGTCGTTTTCATCTGGAGAGTGTTCATCGCCCGCTCCCAGATGGCCAGAAACATCTGGTACTTTGTGGTCAGCCTCTGTTTCAAGTTCCTGTCCTACTTCCGCGCATCCAGCACCTTAACCAACTGA
- the si:dkey-97m3.1 gene encoding fatty acyl-CoA reductase 1 isoform X3 — MASVAEYYAGKNVLITGATGFMGKVLVEKLLRSCPEVKALYLLVRPKAGQSMQQRVSDMMKCKLFDRVREDNPDFHQKIIPISSELMQPGLAISPEDVEKLTACINIVFHCAATIRFDEPLKHALQLNVIATQQLLSLAQQMHHLEAFIHISTAYANCNRKHIDEVIYPPPVEPKKLIESLEWMDDGIVRDITPRLIGNRPNTYTYTKALAEYVVQQEQDKLNIGIIRPSIVGASWQEPFPGWIDNFNGPSGVFIAAGKGILRTMRANNDAVADLIPVDVVINLTLAAGWYTAVHRRKTEKQKNKRPKAALVYNCTTGGINPFHWGEIEHHVMSSFKRNPLEQAFRRPNANITSNYLINQYWILVSHKFPALIYDLFLRLSGQKPQMMRIFNRLHKAIGLLEYFSSQDWEWNSENMTMLMSQLTPEDRKTFNFDVRQLNWPEYIENYCIGTKKYVLNEDMSDIPAARQHLRKLRNIRYTFNTLLVVFIWRVFIARSQMARNIWYFVVSLCFKFLSYFRASSTLTN; from the exons ATGGCGTCCGTAGCAGAGTACTACGCTGGCAAGAACGTGCTGATCACAGGAGCCACGGGCTTCATGGGAAAAGTGCTGGTAGAGAAGCTGCTGAGGTCCTGCCCAGAGGTCAAAGCCCTCTACCTCCTGGTCAGACCCAAAGCCGGGCAGTCCATGCAGCAGAGGGTCAGCGACATGATGAAGTGCAAG CTTTTCGACCGAGTGCGGGAGGACAACCCGGACTTCCACCAGAAGATCATCCCCATCAGCAGCGAGCTGATGCAGCCGGGCCTCGCCATCAGCCCGGAGGACGTGGAGAAACTCACCGCCTGCATCAACATCGTCTTCCACTGCGCCGCCACCATCCGCTTCGACGAGCCGCTCAA ACACGCCCTGCAGCTGAATGTGATCGCCACACAGCAACTCCTCAGCCTGGCCCAGCAGATGCATCACCTCGAGGCCTTCATTCACATCTCCACCGCCTATGCAAACTGCAACCGCAAGCACATCGATGAGGTCATCTATCCGCCGCCCGTCGAGCCCAAGAAACTCATCGAATCTCTCGA GTGGATGGATGACGGCATCGTGCGTGACATCACACCGCGTCTCATCGGCAACAGGCCCAACACATACACCTACACCAAAGCCCTGGCTGAGTACGTGGTGCAGCAAGAGCAAGACAAGCTCAACATCGGCATCATCAGACCCTCCATAGTGGGAGCCAGCTGGCAGGAGCCTTTCCCC GGTTGGATCGACAACTTCAACGGGCCAAGCGGAGTCTTTATAGCT GCTGGCAAGGGGATCTTGCGCACCATGAGAGCTAACAATGATGCGGTGGCTGACCTGATCCCTGTGGACGTGGTCATCAACCTCACCTTGGCTGCTGGCTGGTACACGGCTGTACACAG aaggaaaactgaaaaacagaaaaataaaag ACCTAAAGCAGCTCTGGTGTACAACTGCACGACCGGCGGCATCAACCCGTTCCACTGGGGAGAGATCG AGCATCATGTGATGTCCTCCTTCAAGAGGAACCCCTTGGAGCAGGCCTTCCGCAGGCCCAATGCTAACATCACCTCCAACTACCTGATCAACCAGTACTGGATCCTGGTCAGCCACAAGTTCCCTGCCCTCATCTACGACCTCTTCCTGCGTCTCTCTGGACAGAAGCCGCA GATGATGCGTATCTTTAATCGCCTTCACAAGGCCATTGGCCTGCTGGAGTATTTCAGCAGTCAGGACTGGGAGTGGAACTCTGAGAATATGACCATGCTGATGAGCCAGCTAACCCCTGAGGACAGGAAG ACATTTAACTTTGATGTGCGCCAGCTGAACTGGCCAGAGTACATTGAGAATTATTGCATCGGCACCAAGAAGTACGTCCTGAATGAAGACATGTCTGACATTCCTGCTGCCAGGCAGCATCTGAGGAA ACTGAGGAACATCCGCTACACCTTCAACACGCTGTTGGTCGTTTTCATCTGGAGAGTGTTCATCGCCCGCTCCCAGATGGCCAGAAACATCTGGTACTTTGTGGTCAGCCTCTGTTTCAAGTTCCTGTCCTACTTCCGCGCATCCAGCACCTTAACCAACTGA